In the Populus trichocarpa isolate Nisqually-1 chromosome 1, P.trichocarpa_v4.1, whole genome shotgun sequence genome, one interval contains:
- the LOC7455740 gene encoding E3 ubiquitin-protein ligase BRE1-like 2 isoform X3 has translation MDTAVPRIEELELKLRKCIIEKNDLEIKMEEAVQDSGRKDIKEEFRVMASALSKEMGMMEAQLNRWKQTAHEAVSLREESKSLKALLNEKTNEQKCLAGKCAEQVADIKSLKTLIEKLQKEKQELQIVLDMYGQEGYDNRNLNEIKESERRARTQAEVLKSALDEHSLELRVKAANEAEAACQQRLSATEAEIAELRAKLDASERDVSELKEAIKSKDKEAEAYISEIENIGQAYEDMQTQNQHLLQQVGERDDYNIKLVSESVKTKQTQNFLLSEKQALAKHLQQVNVSVESLKLRIAQSEEQMKHCLIEAVRSTEEDRHLAINLESARWELMDAEKELKWLKYAVSSSEKEYEQVQKKINEIQTELDSERSERRRLEEELMEVNNKVAELTSETGAAAIQRLQDEIKDCKSILKCSVCSDRPKEVVIVKCYHLFCNPCIQRNLEIRHRKCPGCGTAFGQNDVRFVKI, from the exons ATGGATACTGCAGTGCCTAGGATTGAAGAGCTCGAGCTGAAGCTGCGCAAGtgtattattgaaaaaaatgatcttgaaattaaaatggaaGAAGCTGTTCAGGATTCAG GGAGAAAGGATATTAAAGAAGAGTTTCGTGTTATGGCCTCAGCTTTGTCTAAGGAAATGGGCATGATGGAAGCACAGTTGAACCGATGGAAACAGACTGCACACGAAGCAGTTTCCTTGCGTGAAGAATCTAAATCACTAAAAGCATTGTTAAATGAAAAG ACAAATGAACAAAAATGCTTAGCAGGCAAATGTGCTGAACAGGTGGCAGACATAAAATCTCTTAAGACTTTG ATTGAGAAGTTGCAGAAGGAGAAACAGGAACTGCAAATAGTCTTGGACATGTATGGACAGGAGGGCTATGACAACAG aaatcttaatgaaataaaagaatcagaACGTAGAGCTCGTACCCAAGCTGAAGTTCTGAAAAGCGCATTGGATGAACACAGTCTAGAGTTGAGAGTCAAAGCTGCTAATGAAGCTGAGGCTGCTTGCCAACAAAGGCTTTCTGCTACTGAAGCTGAAATAGCTGAATTAAGAGCCAAATTGGATGCTTCTGAGCG AGATGTTTCAGAGCTTAAAGAAGCCATCAAAAGTAAAGACAAGGAGGCTGAGGCATACATTTCTGAAATCGAG AACATTGGCCAAGCTTATGAAGATATGCAGACACAAAACCAACACTTATTGCAGCAAGTCGGTGAGAGGGACGACTACAATATCAAG CTGGTATCTGAGAGTGTGAAGACAAAGCAAACTCAAAACTTTCTACTCTCCGAGAAGCAGGCACTGGCAAAGCACCTTCAACAAGTTAATGTGTCAGTGGAATCATTAAAATTGAGGATTGCTCAAAGTGAAGAGCAg ATGAAGCATTGTTTGATAGAGGCAGTTAGATCCACTGAAGAAGACAGACATCTTGCAATCAATCTTGAAAGTGCACGGTGGGAATTGATGGATGCCGAGAAGGAGTTGAAGTGGCTTAAGTATGCTGTTTCTTCTTCTGAAAAGGAGTATGAGCAGGTCCAGAAGAAGATAAATGAAATCCAAACGGAACTAGACAGTGAAAG GAGTGAAAGGAGAAGGCTTGAGGAAGAGCTCATGGAGGTGAACAATAAAGTTGCTGAGTTGACTTCTGAAACTGGTGCGGCTGCAATACAGAGACTTCAAGATGAGATAAAAGATTGTAAAAGTATTCTCAAGTGTAGTGTCTGTTCCGACCGGCCTAAGGAG GTTGTGATTGTGAAATGCTATCATCTGTTCTGCAATCCATGTATCCAAAGGAATTTAGAGATTCGCCATCGGAAATGCCCTGGATGTGGAACTGCATTCGGTCAGAATGATGTTCGGTTTGTTAAGATATGA
- the LOC7455741 gene encoding uncharacterized protein LOC7455741 — protein sequence MGTLVGHVAPGFAFLALGLWHLFSHIKLHAQQPNSYTSSPWFPTSKFRYLELFLIMLSSSLSISMELFIGPEMHQPFDSDGTIPSNHLHNFEHSSISMTFFVYAVFAILLDRIGPKAQYGLTQLLGALAFGQQLFLFHLHSADHMGVEGQYHLLLQIVIVVSLATTLMGIGLPKSFMVSFVRSASIMFQGVWFIVMGYALWTPSLIPKGCFLNLEEGHLVVRCHDNEALHRAKSLVNIQFSWLLIAITIFVMLFYLVLVKFYGDKVEYSTLTREEDQLPDDDLDDVESQKSKKVGDKKSFMDFEKGFAPIDMER from the coding sequence ATGGGTACTTTAGTTGGTCATGTGGCACCAGGCTTTGCCTTCCTAGCTCTTGGTTTATGGCACCTCTTTAGCCATATCAAACTCCATGCTCAACAACCAAACTCCTACACGTCTTCACCATGGTTCCCAACTTCAAAATTTAGGTACTTGGAGCTCTTTCTCATCATGTTAAGCAGCTCTCTTTCTATATCCATGGAACTCTTTATTGGTCCTGAAATGCATCAACCATTTGACTCTGATGGAACCATACCATCAAACCACCTTCACAACTTTGAACACTCCTCGATATCAATGACTTTCTTTGTTTATGCAGTGTTTGCTATTCTTCTCGATAGAATTGGGCCTAAAGCTCAATATGGTCTAACTCAACTCCTTGGAGCATTAGCCTTTGGCCAACAACTTTTCCTCTTCCACCTTCACTCAGCTGATCACATGGGAGTTGAAGGGCAATACCACTTGCTTCTACAAATTGTCATAGTTGTTTCTCTAGCCACCACTCTCATGGGAATTGGCCTCCCTAAAAGTTTCATGGTTAGCTTTGTTAGGTCAGCTAGTATCATGTTCCAAGGTGTTTGGTTCATAGTCATGGGCTATGCATTATGGACCCCTTCTTTGATACCTAAAGGTTGCTTCCTCAACTTAGAAGAAGGTCACCTGGTGGTTAGATGTCATGATAACGAGGCTTTGCATCGTGCTAAATCACTGGTGAATATTCAATTTAGCTGGTTGTTGATTGCAATCACCATTTTTGTGATGCTCTTTTATTTGGTCTTGGTCAAGTTTTATGGGGACAAAGTTGAGTACTCAACATTGACAAGGGAAGAAGACCAGCTTCCAGATGACGACTTGGACGATGTAGAATCACAAAAGAGTAAGAAAGTTGGTGACAAGAAGAGTTTTATGGATTTCGAAAAAGGCTTTGCACCAATTGACATGGAAAGGTAA
- the LOC7455740 gene encoding E3 ubiquitin-protein ligase BRE1-like 2 isoform X4, with amino-acid sequence MIIEKEGTACIFLVENNLLKTNEQKCLAGKCAEQVADIKSLKTLIEKLQKEKQELQIVLDMYGQEGYDNRNLNEIKESERRARTQAEVLKSALDEHSLELRVKAANEAEAACQQRLSATEAEIAELRAKLDASERDVSELKEAIKSKDKEAEAYISEIENIGQAYEDMQTQNQHLLQQVGERDDYNIKLVSESVKTKQTQNFLLSEKQALAKHLQQVNVSVESLKLRIAQSEEQMKHCLIEAVRSTEEDRHLAINLESARWELMDAEKELKWLKYAVSSSEKEYEQVQKKINEIQTELDSERSERRRLEEELMEVNNKVAELTSETGAAAIQRLQDEIKDCKSILKCSVCSDRPKEVVIVKCYHLFCNPCIQRNLEIRHRKCPGCGTAFGQNDVRFVKI; translated from the exons ATGATTATAGAAAAAGAAGGAACTGCCTGCATATTTTTAGTGGAAAATAATCTATTAAAA ACAAATGAACAAAAATGCTTAGCAGGCAAATGTGCTGAACAGGTGGCAGACATAAAATCTCTTAAGACTTTG ATTGAGAAGTTGCAGAAGGAGAAACAGGAACTGCAAATAGTCTTGGACATGTATGGACAGGAGGGCTATGACAACAG aaatcttaatgaaataaaagaatcagaACGTAGAGCTCGTACCCAAGCTGAAGTTCTGAAAAGCGCATTGGATGAACACAGTCTAGAGTTGAGAGTCAAAGCTGCTAATGAAGCTGAGGCTGCTTGCCAACAAAGGCTTTCTGCTACTGAAGCTGAAATAGCTGAATTAAGAGCCAAATTGGATGCTTCTGAGCG AGATGTTTCAGAGCTTAAAGAAGCCATCAAAAGTAAAGACAAGGAGGCTGAGGCATACATTTCTGAAATCGAG AACATTGGCCAAGCTTATGAAGATATGCAGACACAAAACCAACACTTATTGCAGCAAGTCGGTGAGAGGGACGACTACAATATCAAG CTGGTATCTGAGAGTGTGAAGACAAAGCAAACTCAAAACTTTCTACTCTCCGAGAAGCAGGCACTGGCAAAGCACCTTCAACAAGTTAATGTGTCAGTGGAATCATTAAAATTGAGGATTGCTCAAAGTGAAGAGCAg ATGAAGCATTGTTTGATAGAGGCAGTTAGATCCACTGAAGAAGACAGACATCTTGCAATCAATCTTGAAAGTGCACGGTGGGAATTGATGGATGCCGAGAAGGAGTTGAAGTGGCTTAAGTATGCTGTTTCTTCTTCTGAAAAGGAGTATGAGCAGGTCCAGAAGAAGATAAATGAAATCCAAACGGAACTAGACAGTGAAAG GAGTGAAAGGAGAAGGCTTGAGGAAGAGCTCATGGAGGTGAACAATAAAGTTGCTGAGTTGACTTCTGAAACTGGTGCGGCTGCAATACAGAGACTTCAAGATGAGATAAAAGATTGTAAAAGTATTCTCAAGTGTAGTGTCTGTTCCGACCGGCCTAAGGAG GTTGTGATTGTGAAATGCTATCATCTGTTCTGCAATCCATGTATCCAAAGGAATTTAGAGATTCGCCATCGGAAATGCCCTGGATGTGGAACTGCATTCGGTCAGAATGATGTTCGGTTTGTTAAGATATGA
- the LOC127904893 gene encoding uncharacterized protein LOC127904893, translated as MELFLETHVRSQDRQKGVQQFVDNRAQHFVETYNSRLRERYGDNPSTHPDFDPDLWMEAGSSGGPDKNRVYGLSNTTADNLRSTRSVSTVGSSPSVSNTQSEEFIALKQQYQQLSTNYDELRQIVMEMRSKMGDDTCAASFWPFGPGNNQPPPPPPPPPAPPLF; from the exons atggagctgtttctagagacgcatgtgcggagtcaagaccgccaaaaaggggtgcagcagttcgtggacaaccgtgctcagcacttcgtg gagacctataatagccggttgagggagagatatggggacaatccgtcgacccatccagatttcgatccagatttgtggatggaggcgggatcgtctggtggacccgataaaaacagggtctacgggctctccaacactacggctgacaacttgcgttcgactcgtagtgtctcaactgttggaagctctccatcagtatcgaacacccagtctgaggagttcattgcgttgaaacaacaatatcaacaactctcgacgaattatgatgagctccgtcaaatagtcatggagatgagatcaaagatgggtgacgatacttgtgcagcttctttttggccgtttggtcccgggaacaaccagcctcctcctcctccgcctcctcctccagctccgccgctattctag
- the LOC127905008 gene encoding uncharacterized protein LOC127905008, with protein MKSTARRQKTVAASSSSSEEDVSLGANHGEESTPTCDAASSSAVSQRRSGVPSQRGQFTRKYQAQWKDDLSMFTNIEAARTITLAFKSSMEIPLFQWSQVSKHPEWKPNIDAWFKRFQVGVNF; from the exons atgaaatctacagcacgtcgtcagaagacggttgcagctagttcttctagcagcgaggaggacgtatccttaggtgctaatcacggcgaggaatctacgccaacttgtgatgctgcctcttctagcgcggtttcacagcgcagaagcggtgtgccttcacagcggggtcaattcacccgcaagtaccaggcacaatggaaggatgacctctcaat gtttacaaacattgaggctgcaaggactataacattggcgtttaaatcgtcgatggagattccattgtttcaatggagccaggtttccaaacatcctgagtggaaacctaatatcgatgcatggtttaagcgatttcaggtcggtgttaatttttaa
- the LOC7455740 gene encoding E3 ubiquitin-protein ligase BRE1-like 2 isoform X2 — protein sequence MMKDEAKNLREVIDVLHSKHKEYSDEIQTCISNHSTDQSEIKRVAGDLEEIMAELEESRRKLVNLKMQKDAAVGIHMPAPSAVNGNLSPEKTADRSKRLRELRDSLDETKILAADRLSELEDARDENQTLSKELEDLENELKDDKHIYSSRLYSLVDDQLQHWNDEVERYKTLTDSLQADRSFVVRREKEVKAKVESADAARNTMDTAVPRIEELELKLRKCIIEKNDLEIKMEEAVQDSGRKDIKEEFRVMASALSKEMGMMEAQLNRWKQTAHEAVSLREESKSLKALLNEKTNEQKCLAGKCAEQVADIKSLKTLIEKLQKEKQELQIVLDMYGQEGYDNRNLNEIKESERRARTQAEVLKSALDEHSLELRVKAANEAEAACQQRLSATEAEIAELRAKLDASERDVSELKEAIKSKDKEAEAYISEIENIGQAYEDMQTQNQHLLQQVGERDDYNIKLVSESVKTKQTQNFLLSEKQALAKHLQQVNVSVESLKLRIAQSEEQMKHCLIEAVRSTEEDRHLAINLESARWELMDAEKELKWLKYAVSSSEKEYEQVQKKINEIQTELDSERSERRRLEEELMEVNNKVAELTSETGAAAIQRLQDEIKDCKSILKCSVCSDRPKEVVIVKCYHLFCNPCIQRNLEIRHRKCPGCGTAFGQNDVRFVKI from the exons ATGATGAAAGATGAGGCTAAGAATCTGCGTGAGGTGATTGATGTTCTCCACTCAAAGCATAAGGAATATTCTGATGAGATTCAGACTTGTATAAGCAACCATTCTACAGATCAATCTGAGATTAAACGAGTTGCAG GTGATTTGGAAGAGATCATGGCTGAACTTGAAGAAAGTAGAAGAAAACTAGTcaatttgaaaatgcaaaaggaTGCAGCGGTTGGGATTCATATGCCGGCCCCAAGTGCAGTAAATGGAAACTTGTCACCTGAAAAGACTGCAGATAGGTCGAAGCGTTTAAGGGAATTGAGGGATTCCCTTGACGAGACGAAG ATTCTGGCAGCTGACCGTCTTTCCGAGCTTGAAGATGCACGAGATGAAAATCAGACCTTATCAAAAGAATTGGAAGATCTTGAA AATGAACTCAAGGATGACAAACATATATATTCATCTCGTCTCTACAGTTTAGTAGATGATCAGCTCCAGCATTGGAATGATGAAGTGGAACGATACAAAACACTGACAGATTCTTTGCAG GCCGACAGGTCTTTTGTTgtgagaagggagaaagaagtgAAAGCAAAAGTAGAGTCAGCAGATGCTGCAAGAAATACCATGGATACTGCAGTGCCTAGGATTGAAGAGCTCGAGCTGAAGCTGCGCAAGtgtattattgaaaaaaatgatcttgaaattaaaatggaaGAAGCTGTTCAGGATTCAG GGAGAAAGGATATTAAAGAAGAGTTTCGTGTTATGGCCTCAGCTTTGTCTAAGGAAATGGGCATGATGGAAGCACAGTTGAACCGATGGAAACAGACTGCACACGAAGCAGTTTCCTTGCGTGAAGAATCTAAATCACTAAAAGCATTGTTAAATGAAAAG ACAAATGAACAAAAATGCTTAGCAGGCAAATGTGCTGAACAGGTGGCAGACATAAAATCTCTTAAGACTTTG ATTGAGAAGTTGCAGAAGGAGAAACAGGAACTGCAAATAGTCTTGGACATGTATGGACAGGAGGGCTATGACAACAG aaatcttaatgaaataaaagaatcagaACGTAGAGCTCGTACCCAAGCTGAAGTTCTGAAAAGCGCATTGGATGAACACAGTCTAGAGTTGAGAGTCAAAGCTGCTAATGAAGCTGAGGCTGCTTGCCAACAAAGGCTTTCTGCTACTGAAGCTGAAATAGCTGAATTAAGAGCCAAATTGGATGCTTCTGAGCG AGATGTTTCAGAGCTTAAAGAAGCCATCAAAAGTAAAGACAAGGAGGCTGAGGCATACATTTCTGAAATCGAG AACATTGGCCAAGCTTATGAAGATATGCAGACACAAAACCAACACTTATTGCAGCAAGTCGGTGAGAGGGACGACTACAATATCAAG CTGGTATCTGAGAGTGTGAAGACAAAGCAAACTCAAAACTTTCTACTCTCCGAGAAGCAGGCACTGGCAAAGCACCTTCAACAAGTTAATGTGTCAGTGGAATCATTAAAATTGAGGATTGCTCAAAGTGAAGAGCAg ATGAAGCATTGTTTGATAGAGGCAGTTAGATCCACTGAAGAAGACAGACATCTTGCAATCAATCTTGAAAGTGCACGGTGGGAATTGATGGATGCCGAGAAGGAGTTGAAGTGGCTTAAGTATGCTGTTTCTTCTTCTGAAAAGGAGTATGAGCAGGTCCAGAAGAAGATAAATGAAATCCAAACGGAACTAGACAGTGAAAG GAGTGAAAGGAGAAGGCTTGAGGAAGAGCTCATGGAGGTGAACAATAAAGTTGCTGAGTTGACTTCTGAAACTGGTGCGGCTGCAATACAGAGACTTCAAGATGAGATAAAAGATTGTAAAAGTATTCTCAAGTGTAGTGTCTGTTCCGACCGGCCTAAGGAG GTTGTGATTGTGAAATGCTATCATCTGTTCTGCAATCCATGTATCCAAAGGAATTTAGAGATTCGCCATCGGAAATGCCCTGGATGTGGAACTGCATTCGGTCAGAATGATGTTCGGTTTGTTAAGATATGA
- the LOC7455740 gene encoding E3 ubiquitin-protein ligase BRE1-like 2 isoform X1: MESSESEEPEKKRTHLNSPLSPTMARNSSTSPPDNKSVDVTVLQCQNQKLVQQLDVQKHEFHGLEAKIKELKDKQASYDGMLITVNKLWNQLVDDLVLLGIRAGGGQDFLQILDHADHSGGSIPPCPAEQIFLCRLLKTDSIQSNGNDGIVRSVEEALASRHSSTMELMKFLEDTIDAQRAKTESIVENLNGKLYTEDAIIQLSKIDDMMKDEAKNLREVIDVLHSKHKEYSDEIQTCISNHSTDQSEIKRVAGDLEEIMAELEESRRKLVNLKMQKDAAVGIHMPAPSAVNGNLSPEKTADRSKRLRELRDSLDETKILAADRLSELEDARDENQTLSKELEDLENELKDDKHIYSSRLYSLVDDQLQHWNDEVERYKTLTDSLQADRSFVVRREKEVKAKVESADAARNTMDTAVPRIEELELKLRKCIIEKNDLEIKMEEAVQDSGRKDIKEEFRVMASALSKEMGMMEAQLNRWKQTAHEAVSLREESKSLKALLNEKTNEQKCLAGKCAEQVADIKSLKTLIEKLQKEKQELQIVLDMYGQEGYDNRNLNEIKESERRARTQAEVLKSALDEHSLELRVKAANEAEAACQQRLSATEAEIAELRAKLDASERDVSELKEAIKSKDKEAEAYISEIENIGQAYEDMQTQNQHLLQQVGERDDYNIKLVSESVKTKQTQNFLLSEKQALAKHLQQVNVSVESLKLRIAQSEEQMKHCLIEAVRSTEEDRHLAINLESARWELMDAEKELKWLKYAVSSSEKEYEQVQKKINEIQTELDSERSERRRLEEELMEVNNKVAELTSETGAAAIQRLQDEIKDCKSILKCSVCSDRPKEVVIVKCYHLFCNPCIQRNLEIRHRKCPGCGTAFGQNDVRFVKI, encoded by the exons ATGGAAAGCTCAGAATCAGAAGAGCCAGAGAAGAAGAGAACTCACTTGAATTCCCCGCTTTCGCCTACTATGGCTCGTAACTCTTCTACTTCTCCTCCCGATAACAAATCT GTTGATGTTACAGTTCTTCAATGCCAGAATCAAAAGCTTGTTCAGCAATTAGATGTTCAGAAACATGAATTCCATGGTCTTGAAGCCAAAATTAAAGaactaaaagacaaacaagCTTCATATGATGGCATGTTGATCACAGTGAACAAACTATGGAATCAG ttggttgatgatttagTACTACTTGGCATACGAGCTGGAGGAGGCCAAGATTTTTTGCAAATCTTGGATCATGCAGATCATTCAGGAG GTTCAATTCCACCATGCCCTGCTGAGCAGATATTTCTCTGCAGACTGCTAAAGACTGATTCTATTCAAAGCAATGGAAATGACGGAATTGTTAGATCTGTAGAAGAAGCCCTTGCCTCACGACACTCTTCTACTATGGAGCTGATGAAATTTCTTGAAGATACTATTGATGCTCAGAGGGCAAAAACTGAGAGCATAGTAGAGAATTTGAATGGAAAGCTATATACAGAAG ATGCCATCATCCAGTTGTCCAAGATTGATGATATGATGAAAGATGAGGCTAAGAATCTGCGTGAGGTGATTGATGTTCTCCACTCAAAGCATAAGGAATATTCTGATGAGATTCAGACTTGTATAAGCAACCATTCTACAGATCAATCTGAGATTAAACGAGTTGCAG GTGATTTGGAAGAGATCATGGCTGAACTTGAAGAAAGTAGAAGAAAACTAGTcaatttgaaaatgcaaaaggaTGCAGCGGTTGGGATTCATATGCCGGCCCCAAGTGCAGTAAATGGAAACTTGTCACCTGAAAAGACTGCAGATAGGTCGAAGCGTTTAAGGGAATTGAGGGATTCCCTTGACGAGACGAAG ATTCTGGCAGCTGACCGTCTTTCCGAGCTTGAAGATGCACGAGATGAAAATCAGACCTTATCAAAAGAATTGGAAGATCTTGAA AATGAACTCAAGGATGACAAACATATATATTCATCTCGTCTCTACAGTTTAGTAGATGATCAGCTCCAGCATTGGAATGATGAAGTGGAACGATACAAAACACTGACAGATTCTTTGCAG GCCGACAGGTCTTTTGTTgtgagaagggagaaagaagtgAAAGCAAAAGTAGAGTCAGCAGATGCTGCAAGAAATACCATGGATACTGCAGTGCCTAGGATTGAAGAGCTCGAGCTGAAGCTGCGCAAGtgtattattgaaaaaaatgatcttgaaattaaaatggaaGAAGCTGTTCAGGATTCAG GGAGAAAGGATATTAAAGAAGAGTTTCGTGTTATGGCCTCAGCTTTGTCTAAGGAAATGGGCATGATGGAAGCACAGTTGAACCGATGGAAACAGACTGCACACGAAGCAGTTTCCTTGCGTGAAGAATCTAAATCACTAAAAGCATTGTTAAATGAAAAG ACAAATGAACAAAAATGCTTAGCAGGCAAATGTGCTGAACAGGTGGCAGACATAAAATCTCTTAAGACTTTG ATTGAGAAGTTGCAGAAGGAGAAACAGGAACTGCAAATAGTCTTGGACATGTATGGACAGGAGGGCTATGACAACAG aaatcttaatgaaataaaagaatcagaACGTAGAGCTCGTACCCAAGCTGAAGTTCTGAAAAGCGCATTGGATGAACACAGTCTAGAGTTGAGAGTCAAAGCTGCTAATGAAGCTGAGGCTGCTTGCCAACAAAGGCTTTCTGCTACTGAAGCTGAAATAGCTGAATTAAGAGCCAAATTGGATGCTTCTGAGCG AGATGTTTCAGAGCTTAAAGAAGCCATCAAAAGTAAAGACAAGGAGGCTGAGGCATACATTTCTGAAATCGAG AACATTGGCCAAGCTTATGAAGATATGCAGACACAAAACCAACACTTATTGCAGCAAGTCGGTGAGAGGGACGACTACAATATCAAG CTGGTATCTGAGAGTGTGAAGACAAAGCAAACTCAAAACTTTCTACTCTCCGAGAAGCAGGCACTGGCAAAGCACCTTCAACAAGTTAATGTGTCAGTGGAATCATTAAAATTGAGGATTGCTCAAAGTGAAGAGCAg ATGAAGCATTGTTTGATAGAGGCAGTTAGATCCACTGAAGAAGACAGACATCTTGCAATCAATCTTGAAAGTGCACGGTGGGAATTGATGGATGCCGAGAAGGAGTTGAAGTGGCTTAAGTATGCTGTTTCTTCTTCTGAAAAGGAGTATGAGCAGGTCCAGAAGAAGATAAATGAAATCCAAACGGAACTAGACAGTGAAAG GAGTGAAAGGAGAAGGCTTGAGGAAGAGCTCATGGAGGTGAACAATAAAGTTGCTGAGTTGACTTCTGAAACTGGTGCGGCTGCAATACAGAGACTTCAAGATGAGATAAAAGATTGTAAAAGTATTCTCAAGTGTAGTGTCTGTTCCGACCGGCCTAAGGAG GTTGTGATTGTGAAATGCTATCATCTGTTCTGCAATCCATGTATCCAAAGGAATTTAGAGATTCGCCATCGGAAATGCCCTGGATGTGGAACTGCATTCGGTCAGAATGATGTTCGGTTTGTTAAGATATGA